In the Drosophila takahashii strain IR98-3 E-12201 chromosome 3R, DtakHiC1v2, whole genome shotgun sequence genome, one interval contains:
- the LOC108065645 gene encoding venom allergen-1, with amino-acid sequence MELNWLIFIVQLNWFHIGWGEFIDFCEMPYCGTNNLACNNPSKYSVMCPPNARTLSMSRYRNVLLNAFNEFRNYTASGKQKYLKGAAARMSRLSYSTDLEDLARMAVITCSAHKFCLSLPEYYYVGTNMGSTYYLGSLNDYEDLELMLRTIQDWTKYADSVNMKMALYMPTRLEKIGTAKALLLMTDRNTHVGCSAMRFTVNSAHSFVFVCAFSTDIFVERPIYRMSSKPGSACKRLDPTYSALCAVGENYGNNKPVANAMVFQLPLDISKGRQSYVPAT; translated from the exons ATGGAGCTAAATTGGTTGATATTCATAGTGCAGCTCAACTGGTTTCACATTGGATGGGGCGAGTTTATAGACTTTTGCGAAATGCCCTATTGCGGAACAAATAACCTGGCCTGTAATAATCCATCT AAATACAGCGTTATGTGTCCGCCGAATGCCAGGACACTTTCCATGTCGAGGTACCGAAATGTCCTGCTGAATGCCTTCAATGAGTTTCGAAACTATACGGCGAGTGGAAAGCAAAAGTATCTCAAAGGAGCGGCTGCCAGGATGTCCCGACTAAGTTACAGTACGGATCTGGAGGATTTGGCCCGAATGGCGGTCATCACGTGCTCCGCGCACAAATTCTGTCTGAGCTTACCGGAGTATTACTATGTGGGCACCAATATGGGATCTACTTATTATCTGGGCAGCTTGAACGACTACGAGGACCTGGAACTGATGCTGAGGACCATTCAGGACTGGACCAAATATGCGGACTCTGTCAATATGAAAATGGCTCTCTATATGCCGACCAGATTGGAGAAAAT TGGAACAGCTAAGGCGCTTCTTCTGATGACAGATCGAAACACCCATGTGGGCTGTTCGGCAATGCGATTTACTGTGAACTCCGCCCACAGCTTCGTCTTCGTTTGCGCCTTTAGTACGGATATTTTCGTGGAACGACCCATTTACCGGATGTCAAGTAAACCGGGAAGTGCCTGCAAGCGTTTGGATCCCACCTACTCAGCACTCTGTGCCGTTGGGGAGAACTATGGGAATAATAAGCCCGTTGCCAATGCAATGGTCTTTCAGTTGCCCCTCGACATCTCCAAAGGTCGACAGTCCTATGTGCCAGCCACATAA
- the AOX1 gene encoding uncharacterized protein AOX1: MAGRITINGTSHEVNLAALPADISLNSFIREHAGLTGTKFMCQEGGCGVCVCTLSGLHPETGEPRTWAVNSCLTLLNTCLGLEVTTSEGLGNKRTGYHAIQQRLAKMNGTQCGYCSPGFVMNMYGLLKSKGGKVTMAEVENSFGGNICRCTGYRPILDAMKSFAVDSNIQVPAECIDIEDLSTKQCPKTGQTCSGSCKKQQPKGSQLYPDGSRWSWPENLGELFAVLQGAVKEKLPYMLVAGNTAHGVYRRPHDIKAFIDVSGLAELKGLQLSADNSTLTLGGNLSLSEAMELCRQLEKTKGFEYLSQVWQHLDWIANVPVRNAGTLAGNLTIKHAHPEFPSDVFIVLEALDARVIVQEALDKQQTVSLASYLSSSMEGKIIRGIELSAYPKERFAFDSYKIMPRAQNAHAYVNAAFLVEFTGDSKVKSSRICFGGIHPEFVHATAIEQLIQGKNPFENGLVEKAFGQLSSLLQPDAVLPDASPIYRRKLACGLFYKFLLKVAAERKQGLASRFVTGGSLLKRPVSSGQQSFETFQEHYPVTKATEKHEGLIQCSGEATYANDLPTQHNQLWAAFVTAKKVGATVTKVDPQPALDLPGVVCFLDAKDIPGHNYIGPKIRDEFFFEQDEQLFATGAIQFFGQPVGVILANSNALANRAAELVKLSYEGGAEELLPSMKHVLEKLGSEAGSNNRLEQKVKSTIDKLELEEPFDVSSSGQLDMGLQYHYYMEPQTTVVLPFEGGMQVYAATQWMDLTQDCIANVLNVKSNEVQVKTRRIGGGYGGKATRGNLAAAAAAVAAHKLNRPIRFVQSLESIITTLGKRWAFHCDYDFFVQKSGKISGIVSRFYEDAGYLSNESPIGHTVLLSKNCYEFSENYKLDGFLVYSDSPSNTPCRAPGSVEGIAMMENMIEHIAFETGLDPVDVRYANLLPAHKMGDMMPRFLESTKYKERRAAVIQHNKENRWHKRGLGLCIMEYQIGYFGQYPATVAIYHSDGTVVVSHGGIEMGQGMNTKISQVVGHTLGIPMEQVRIEASDTINGANSMVTGGAVGSETLCFAVRKACETLNQRLEPLKEEIKPQNWQDLIKEAYNRKINLIASDQCKQGDMDPYSVCGLCLTEVELDVLTGNYIVGRVDILEDTGESLNPNVDIGQIEGAFMMGLGYWTSEQVIVDPQTGECLTNRTWTYKPPGAKDIPTDLRIELLPKSPNKAGFMRSKATGEPAICLSIAVAFALQQALQSARDDAGVPKSWVTLTAPMTPEHLVLHAGTEPSQFKLN, translated from the exons ATGGCTGGAAGAATTACAATCAACGGCACCAGCCACGAAG TTAATCTGGCTGCTCTGCCGGCGGATATCTCGCTGAACTCGTTCATCCGGGAGCACGCCGGTCTGACGGGCACGAAGTTCATGTGCCAGGAGGGCGGCTGCGGCGTCTGCGTCTGCACCCTGAGTGGTCTGCATCCGGAGACGGGAGAACCGCGCACCTGGGCGGTGAACTCGTGCCTCACCCTGCTGAACACCTGCTTGGGTCTGGAGGTGACCACCTCTGAGGGATTGGGCAACAAGAGGACGGGCTACCATGCCATCCAGCAGCGACTGGCCAAGATGAACGGCACCCAGTGCGGCTACTGCTCGCCGGGATTCGTGATGAACATGTACGGGTTGCTGAAGTCCAAGGGCGGCAAGGTGACCATGGCGGAGGTGGAGAACTCCTTTGGAGGCAACATCTGCCGCTGCACCGGCTATCGTCCCATCCTGGATGCCATGAAGTCCTTTGCCGTGGACAGCAATATCCAGGTGCCTGCCGAGTGCATTGATATCGAGGATCTGAGCACGAAGCAGTGTCCCAAGACGGGTCAAACCTGCTCTGGAAGTTGCAAGAAGCAGCAACCGAAGGGCAGTCAACTGTATCCGGATGGAAGTAGGTGGAGTTGGCCGGAGAATCTGGGTGAGCTCTTTGCCGTTCTTCAGGGAGCTGTTAAAGAAAAGCTACCCTACATGCTGGTGGCTGGCAACACGGCCCATGGAGTCTACCGACGTCCTCATGACATCAAGGCATTCATTGATGTTTCCGGCTTGGCTGAGCTCAAGGGTCTCCAGCTGAGTGCAGATAACTCCACCCTAACCCTCGGTGGAAACCTGAGCCTCAGCGAAGCCATGGAGCTGTGCCGCCAGTTGGAGAAGACCAAGGGTTTCGAGTATTTGTCACAGGTGTGGCAACATCTCGATTGGATCGCCAATGTTCCAGTGCGCAAT GCCGGCACCTTGGCGGGCAACCTGACCATCAAGCATGCCCACCCGGAGTTCCCCTCGGACGTGTTCATCGTCCTGGAGGCCCTCGATGCCCGGGTGATTGTCCAGGAGGCTTTGGACAAGCAGCAGACTGTGAGCCTGGCCAGCTATCTGAGTTCCTCCATGGAGGGTAAGATTATTCGCGGTATAGAGCTGTCCGCTTATCCCAAGGAGCGTTTCGCATTTGACTCTTACAAG ATCATGCCCCGTGCCCAGAATGCCCATGCCTATGTGAACGCTGCCTTCCTCGTGGAATTCACTGGGGACTCCAAGGTGAAGTCATCCCGCATTTGCTTCGGTGGAATCCACCCGGAATTCGTTCATGCCACAGCCATCGAGCAGTTGATCCAGGGAAAGAATCCCTTCGAGAATGGTTTGGTGGAGAAGGCCTTTGGACAGCTGTCCAGCCTGCTCCAACCCGATGCAGTTCTCCCGGATGCCTCGCCCATTTACCGTCGCAAGTTGGCCTGCGGTCTTTTCTACAAGTTCCTCTTGAAGGTGGCAGCCGAGAGGAAACAGGGATTGGCCAGTCGATTTGTGACAGGAGGTTCCCTACTCAAACGTCCCGTCTCCAGTGGCCAGCAGAGCTTCGAGACCTTCCAGGAGCACTACCCGGTGACCAAGGCCACGGAGAAGCACGAGGGTCTCATCCAGTGCTCCGGCGAAGCCACCTATGCCAACGATCTGCCCACCCAGCACAACCAGCTGTGGGCGGCCTTCGTGACGGCCAAGAAGGTGGGCGCCACGGTGACCAAAGTGGATCCTCAGCCAGCTCTGGATCTGCCCGGGGTAGTCTGTTTTTTGGACGCCAAGGACATTCCGGGACACAACTACATTGGACCCAAGATAAGGGATGAGTTCTTTTTCGAGCAGGACGAGCAGCTCTTCGCCACCGGAGCCATCCAGTTCTTTGGCCAACCCGTGGGGGTGATCCTGGCCAACTCAAATGCTCTGGCCAATCGGGCTGCCGAGCTGGTGAAGCTGAGCTATGAGGGCGGAGCAGAGGAACTGCTGCCCAGCATGAAGCACGTGCTGGAGAAGCTGGGTTCCGAGGCGGGCAGCAATAACCGATTGGAGCAGAAGGTCAAGTCGACCATCGATAAGCTGGAGCTGGAGGAACCCTTCGATGTGAGCTCCTCGGGTCAGTTGGACATGGGACTGCAGTACCACTACTACATGGAGCCGCAGACCACGGTGGTTCTGCCTTTTGAGGGAGGAATGCAGGTGTACGCCGCCACCCAGTGGATGGATCTCACCCAGGACTGCATTGCCAATGTTCTGAATGTGAAGAGCAACGAGGTGCAGGTGAAGACGCGTCGCATTGGCGGAGGCTATGGTGGCAAGGCCACCAGGGGCAACttggccgccgccgctgccgctgtgGCTGCCCACAAGCTCAATAGACCTATTCGATTTGTCCAATCTTTGGAATCCATCATTACCACTTTGGGCAAGCGTTGGGCCTTCCACTGCGACTACGACTTCTTTGTCCAGAAATCCGGCAAGATCTCGGGAATAGTCAGCCGATTCTACGAGGATGCAGGCTACCTGTCCAACGAATCACCCATTGGCCACACCGTCTTGCTGTCCAAGAATTGCTACGAGTTCAGTGAAAACTACAAGCTGGATGGCTTCCTGGTCTACTCGGATTCGCCCTCGAACACTCCTTGCCGAGCTCCCGGTTCCGTAGAGGGCATCGCCATGATGGAGAACATGATCGAGCACATTGCTTTCGAGACCGGACTGGATCCGGTGGATGTGCGCTATGCTAACCTGCTGCCCGCCCACAAGATGGGCGACATGATGCCCCGCTTCCTCGAGAGCACCAAGTACAAGGAGCGCAGGGCGGCGGTCATTCAGCACAACAAGGAGAACCGCTGGCACAAGCGCGGATTGGGTCTGTGCATCATGGAGTACCAGATCGGCTACTTTGGCCAGTATCCCGCCACGGTGGCTATTTATCACAGTGATGGAACGGTGGTTGTCTCCCACGGAGGCATTGAAATGGGTCAAG GCATGAACACCAAGATCTCGCAGGTGGTGGGCCACACCCTGGGCATTCCCATGGAGCAGGTGCGCATCGAGGCCAGCGATACCATCAATGGAGCCAACTCCATGGTCACCGGAGGAGCGGTGGGCAGTGAGACGCTCTGCTTTGCGGTTCGCAAGGCCTGCGAGACCCTCAACCAGCGACTGGAACCTCTGAAGGAGGAGATTAAGCCACAGAACTGGCAGGATCTGATCAAGGAGGCCTACAACCGCAAGATCAACCTGATAGCCAGCGATCAGTGCAAACAGGGCGACATGGATCCCTACTCGGTGTGCGGTCTCTGTCTCACGGAGGTTGAGTTGGATGTGCTCACGGGCAACTACATTGTGGGTCGCGTGGACATCCTGGAGGACACTGGCGAGAGTCTGAATCCCAATGTGGACATTGGCCAGATCGAGGGCGCTTTCATGATGGGATTGGGTTACTGGACCAGCGAACAGGTGATTGTGGATCCCCAGACGGGCGAGTGCCTCACGAATCGCACCTGGACGTATAAGCCGCCGGGAGCCAAGGATATACCCACGGATCTGCGCATCGAACTGCTGCCCAAGAGTCCCAATAAGGCGGGCTTCATGAGGTCCAAGG CCACCGGAGAACCCGCCATCTGTCTGTCCATCGCAGTGGCCTTTGCCCTGCAGCAGGCACTGCAATCAGCTCGCGATGACGCCGGCGTTCCCAAATCGTGGGTGACCCTCACCGCCCCGATGACCCCCGAGCACCTGGTCCTCCACGCCGGAACCGAGCCCAGCCAGTTCAAGCTGAACTAA
- the AOX2 gene encoding uncharacterized protein AOX2, which translates to MSIKFNVNGFPYEVQAADYAPDTTLNSFLREHLHLTATKYMCLEGGCGSCVCVIRRRHPVTQEVQSRAANSCLTLLNTCDDVEIMTDEGLGNQLSGYHPIQKRLAQMNGTQCGYCSPGFVMNMYGLLEQHRGQVSMSQVEDAFGGNLCRCTGYRPILDAMKSFAVDSCIEVPPECVDIEDSFELLCPRTGQSCKGSCSRPPRGVGDQGGSSWYWPKSLAELFSALSQVGNGDLYMLVAGNTAHGVYRRPREIRHFIDVNMVPELRQYSIEADHLLLGGNMTLTDAMQVFLLAAKRPGFEYCVQLWQHFNLIANVPVRNNGTLAGNISIKKQHFEFPSDVFITFEALDVHVLVYDNPSSQRVMSLLSYLSDTTSKLVLGGFILKAYPKDRYLFRSYKILPRAQNVHAYVNAGFLIEWQDIQRRIVRSARICFGNIRPDYIHDEIIENLLPGRDLYDPATVSQIFQQLPASLQPEERPPEASPEYRQILGCSLLYKFLLATAPKERVRERYRTGGLLLERPLSSGSQSFETIKKNYPVTQPVQKLEGLIQCSGEATYVNDLLTTSNAVHCAFVTAKRVGATIEQIDPSAALQCKGVVAFYSAKDIPGSNNFVLVDQFTPEVDEVFAAGRVKYYDQPLGVIAALTHDAAVYAATLVVVTYARDQRKIYTTMNQVLAEKQTDRIVSQKKELVEPLKLPPLAPGDVLGRGILELESQYHFTMEPQTTIVVPLDDILQVYCATQWMDATQGAIAHMLRVSVNSVQLQVRRVGGAYGAKVTRCNLVACAAALVASKLRRPARFVQTIESMMETLGKRWACRSDYEFRARANGSIIMLSNNYYEDSGCNLNENVVDFLTLPILRNVYNLTDSNYRAQGNAIRTDAPSSTWCRAPGSAEGIAMTETALEHIAFTCQLDPADVRLVNLQPGTKMVQLLPKFLATTEYRKRREQINLFNSQNRWRKRGLGLALMSFPLNTTVAFNYPVTVAIYHEDGSVVISHGGIEIGQGVNTKAAQVAALVLGVPLEQVRVEASNTVSGANSMLTANSMTSEMIGLAVRKACDTLNQRLAPVKERLGPRATWVQVLQAAYLQSVFLIATESYKLGDIPNYNIYGLSLTELELDILTGNHLIRRVDILEDAGESLSPHIDVGQVEGAFVMGLGYYLTEQLVYDRQTGQILTNRTWNYHPPGAKDIPIDFRIELLQKSPNPVGFMRSKATGEPALCLAVGVLFAMQHAIQSARKDAGLPREWVRLGAPTTPETVVLNSGSQVETFALQ; encoded by the exons ATGAGCATCAAGTTCAATGTGAATGGATTCCCCTACGAGGTGCAGGCGGCGGACTACGCCCCTGACACCACCCTCAACTCCTTCCTCCGGGAGCACCTGCACCTGACGGCCACCAAGTACATGTGTTTGGAGGGAGGATGTGGCTCCTGCGTCTGCGTCATCCGCAGGAGACACCCAGTCACCCAGGAGGTCCAATCCCGGGCAGCCAACTCG TGCCTGACGCTGCTGAACACCTGTGACGATGTGGAGATCATGACGGATGAGGGACTGGGCAACCAGCTGAGTGGTTACCATCCGATTCAGAAGCGCCTGGCTCAGATGAATGGCACCCAGTGCGGCTACTGTTCACCTGGATTTGTGATGAACATGTACGGATTGCTGGAGCAGCATCGTGGACAGGTGAGCATGTCGCAGGTGGAGGATGCCTTCGGGGGAAACCTGTGCCGCTGCACCGGCTATCGTCCGATATTGGATGCCATGAAGTCCTTTGCCGTGGACAGCTGCATAGAGGTGCCTCCCGAGTGCGTGGACATCGAGGACTCCTTCGAGCTGCTCTGCCCAAGGACTGGTCAGTCCTGCAAGGGCAGCTGCTCCAGACCTCCTCGGGGGGTTGGAGATCAAGGGGGAAGCAGCTGGTATTGGCCCAAGTCCCTGGCGGAGCTCTTCTCGGCACTCAGTCAGGTGGGAAACGGAGATCTCTACATGCTGGTGGCCGGGAACACGGCCCATGGAGTTTACAGGCGACCCAGGGAAATCCGGCACTTCATCGATGTGAACATGGTGCCGGAACTGAGGCAGTACAGCATCGAGGCGGATCATCTGCTTCTGGGAGGGAACATGACTCTCACGGATGCCATGCAGGTTTTCCTGCTGGCCGCCAAGAGGCCCGGATTCGAGTATTGCGTCCAGCTGTGGCAGCACTTCAACCTGATTGCCAATGTGCCGGTGCGAAAT AATGGCACTCTGGCGGGCAACATTAGCATCAAGAAGCAGCACTTCGAATTTCCCTCCGATGTGTTCATCACATTTGAGGCTCTGGATGTGCATGTCCTGGTCTACGACAATCCCAGTAGCCAAAGGGTGATGAGTCTGCTGTCCTATCTCAGCGATACGACCTCCAAACTGGTGCTGGGTGGCTTTATCCTAAAAGCCTATCCAAAGGACAGATATCTATTCAGATCTTACAAG ATCCTGCCAAGAGCTCAGAATGTTCATGCTTATGTGAATGCGGGATTCCTCATCGAATGGCAGGATATTCAACGCAGGATTGTGCGCTCTGCTCgaatttgttttggaaatattcGGCCAGATTATATACATGATGAAATCATAGAGAACCTACTTCCGGGCAGGGATCTTTATGATCCCGCCACAGTTTCTCAGATCTTTCAACAACTTCCAGCTAGCCTACAACCCGAGGAACGTCCACCGGAAGCCTCTCCGGAATATCGACAGATCCTGGGCTGCTCCCTGCTATACAAGTTCCTGCTGGCCACCGCACCCAAGGAAAGGGTTCGGGAAAGATATCGCACTGGAGGTTTGCTTTTGGAGAGACCCCTTTCTTCGGGCAGCCAATCCTTCGAGACCATCAAGAAGAACTATCCGGTCACTCAACCAGTACAGAAGTTAGAGG gtctCATTCAATGTTCTGGAGAGGCCACCTATGTGAATGATCTGCTGACCACCTCGAATGCCGTTCATTGTGCTTTTGTAACGGCTAAACGAGTAGGTGCCACCATTGAGCAGATAGATCCTTCCGCTGCCCTCCAGTGCAAAGGGGTGGTGGCTTTTTACTCCGCCAAGGACATTCCAGGCTCCAATAACTTTGTTCTAGTGGATCAGTTCACCCCCGAGGTGGACGAGGTCTTTGCTGCCGGGCGGGTCAAGTACTATGATCAGCCTCTGGGAGTGATTGCCGCCCTCACCCATGATGCAGCTGTCTATGCTGCCACTTTGGTGGTGGTTACCTACGCCAGGGATCAGCGGAAGATCTACACGACAATGAACCAAGTGCTGGCGGAGAAGCAAACCGATCGCATAGTGAGCCAAAAGAAGGAACTGGTGGAACCCCTTAAGCTACCTCCACTTGCGCCTGGCGATGTCCTTGGAAGGGGGATCCTGGAACTGGAATCGCAATACCACTTTACCATGGAACCACAAACGACGATTGTGGTGCCTTTGGATGACATTCTGCAGGTTTACTGTGCCACCCAGTGGATGGACGCCACCCAGGGAGCCATTGCCCACATGCTGCGCGTGAGTGTGAACTCCGTTCAGCTGCAGGTGAGACGAGTGGGTGGAGCCTATGGCGCCAAGGTCACCAGGTGCAATCTAGTGGCCTGCGCCGCCGCTTTGGTGGCCTCCAAGCTGAGGAGACCCGCCAGATTTGTCCAGACCATCGAATCCATGATGGAGACCCTGGGCAAACGATGGGCCTGCCGATCGGATTACGAGTTCCGAGCTCGTGCCAATGGATCGATCATCATGTTGAGCAACAATTACTATGAGGATTCCGGCTGTAATCTAAATGAGAATGTGGTGGACTTCCTAACGCTGCCAATCCTGCGAAATGTTTACAACCTGACCGACTCCAACTATCGAGCTCAAGGCAACGCCATCAGAACAGATGCCCCCAGTTCCACTTGGTGTCGAGCTCCTGGATCCGCAGAGG GAATCGCCATGACAGAAACCGCCTTGGAGCATATTGCCTTTACCTGTCAGCTAGATCCTGCCGACGTCCGCTTGGTTAATCTTCAGCCGGGAACCAAAATGGTGCAGTTGCTTCCCAAGTTTCTGGCCACCACGGAGTACCGAAAAAGGCGAGAACAGATAAACTTGTTCAACTCGCAAAATAGATGGCGCAAACGAGGTCTGGGATTGGCCCTCATGAGCTTCCCTTTAAACACGACTGTGGCCTTTAATTACCCCGTTACGGTGGCCATTTACCACGAGGATGGATCGGTGGTGATCTCCCATGGAGGAATTGAGATCGGTCAGGGAGTGAACACGAAGGCAGCCCAAGTAGCCGCCCTTGTACTTGGAGTTCCCCTGGAACAGGTGCGAGTGGAGGCCAGCAACACAGTGAGTGGAGCCAACTCCATGCTGACGGCCAACTCGATGACCAGCGAGATGATCGGACTGGCTGTTAGGAAAGCCTGCGACACTCTGAACCAGCGACTGGCTCCGGTGAAGGAGCGACTGGGTCCTCGGGCCACCTGGGTGCAGGTGCTCCAGGCGGCCTACTTGCAGTCCGTCTTCCTCATCGCCACGGAGTCGTACAAACTCGGTGATATACCCAACTACAACATCTACGGACTGAGCCTCACCGAACTGGAGCTGGACATCCTGACGGGCAACCACCTCATCCGAAGGGTGGACATCCTGGAGGATGCGGGAGAGAGTCTGAGTCCACACATCGATGTGGGTCAAGTGGAGGGAGCCTTCGTGATGGGCCTGGGCTACTATCTCACCGAGCAGCTAGTTTATGATCGACAAACGGGACAGATCCTGACGAACCGCACCTGGAACTACCATCCCCCCGGGGCCAAGGACATCCCCATTGACTTTCGCATCGAGCTGCTGCAGAAGAGTCCCAATCCCGTGGGCTTTATGCGATCCAAGGCCACTGGGGAGCCGGCTTTGTGCCTGGCTGTCGGGGTTCTCTTCGCCATGCAGCACGCCATCCAGTCGGCCAGGAAGGATGCGGGTCTTCCCAGGGAGTGGGTCCGATTGGGGGCACCAACAACGCCGGAGACTGTTGTCCTGAACTCCGGAAGCCAGGTGGAAACGTTCGCTTTGCAATAA